From the Alkalibacter rhizosphaerae genome, one window contains:
- the dnaA gene encoding chromosomal replication initiator protein DnaA yields MDSNLQHLWNQTLEIIEEELTQVSFETWLKRIEPISHNNNTIVLGVENDFTKGILEARYALLIGNALKHVTGQNVMVEFIIPSSSGSSTDHKQDPPVKNNQTSSGYQLENSSNLNPKYTFETFVIGESNRFAHAASVAVAEAPAQRYNPMFIYGGVGLGKTHLMHAIGHYTLEQWPNKKVVYVSCEKFTNDFIDSIQNKNNISFRNKYRNVDVLLIDDIQFIAGKEGTQEEFFHTFNALHDANKQIVISSDRPPKEIPTLEERLRSRFEWGLITDIQAPDLETRIAILKKKANTEKIDIGNDVLVFIANKIQSNIRELEGALIRVNAFSRLTNQGIDVDLATDALKDIISAKKPEIITVDLIKEVTAKYFNIEVDDFNLKKRTKSIAYPRQVAMYISREMTELSLPKIGDEFGGRDHSTVIHAIDKIAKEMEENFDFKNLINRIMKDIKGNG; encoded by the coding sequence ATGGACAGCAATCTGCAGCACTTATGGAATCAAACGTTGGAGATCATCGAGGAGGAACTGACTCAAGTCAGTTTTGAAACCTGGCTCAAGCGGATCGAACCCATATCCCACAACAACAACACCATCGTACTGGGCGTGGAAAATGATTTTACAAAAGGGATCCTGGAGGCCCGATATGCCCTGCTCATCGGCAATGCACTAAAACACGTCACCGGACAAAATGTCATGGTGGAATTCATCATACCTTCTTCTTCCGGATCTTCCACGGATCACAAACAGGATCCACCCGTCAAAAACAACCAAACTTCTTCTGGCTACCAACTGGAAAACAGCAGCAATTTGAATCCCAAATATACCTTTGAAACCTTCGTCATCGGAGAGAGCAACCGCTTCGCCCATGCCGCTTCCGTAGCGGTGGCGGAGGCACCCGCCCAGCGGTACAATCCCATGTTCATCTATGGAGGAGTTGGATTGGGCAAAACACATCTGATGCACGCCATCGGCCACTACACCCTGGAACAATGGCCCAACAAGAAAGTCGTTTACGTTTCCTGTGAAAAGTTCACCAACGACTTCATCGACTCCATTCAAAACAAAAACAACATTTCTTTTCGCAACAAATACCGGAATGTGGATGTCCTGCTCATCGACGACATCCAGTTCATAGCTGGAAAGGAAGGGACCCAGGAAGAATTCTTCCATACTTTCAATGCCCTTCACGACGCCAACAAGCAGATCGTCATCTCCAGCGACCGTCCTCCTAAAGAGATCCCCACCCTGGAAGAACGATTGCGTTCCCGTTTCGAATGGGGATTGATCACCGACATCCAGGCACCGGACCTGGAAACCAGGATCGCCATCCTTAAAAAGAAGGCCAACACGGAGAAGATCGACATCGGAAATGATGTTCTGGTCTTCATCGCCAACAAGATCCAATCCAACATCCGGGAACTGGAAGGTGCCTTGATCCGGGTGAATGCCTTCTCCAGGCTCACCAACCAGGGGATCGATGTGGATCTTGCCACGGATGCTTTAAAAGACATCATCTCTGCAAAAAAACCGGAGATCATCACCGTGGACCTTATTAAGGAAGTGACGGCAAAGTACTTCAACATCGAAGTGGATGACTTCAACCTGAAAAAACGAACCAAATCCATTGCCTACCCAAGACAGGTGGCCATGTACATCTCCAGGGAAATGACGGAACTGTCTCTTCCCAAGATCGGAGATGAATTTGGAGGTCGGGATCATTCCACCGTTATTCATGCCATCGACAAGATCGCAAAAGAGATGGAAGAAAACTTCGATTTCAAGAATCTGATCAACCGGATCATGAAAGACATCAAAGGCAACGGTTGA
- the dnaN gene encoding DNA polymerase III subunit beta: protein MQFSTTKNDLIQAVSTVQKAVSTKSTLPILEGILFEASNEAITLLGTDMELGIKTRLEGTVKEEGSIVLSAKLISEIARKLPDGNVYFEKNNKNAVKITCNQSKFNVQGEAGEDFPKMPEVRGSEAIQIPRELFRSLIKETIFCVAKSENIPVLTGELLELENGEMKLVALDGYRLALRKGKINQGLSIKEIIPERTMMELYRLLSMKEEDLFVSTTKNQALFTIGETSMVSNLLQGEYINYKQIIPENATTKVKANTLELLASCERASLMARDGKNNLIKMHFNQGGLDIQSNSDMGDLNENLPVEMNGEPLKIAFNCNYFIDALKAISEEEVMLEFTTAVSPCVIRPVDGDYFIYLILPVRYIEHE from the coding sequence ATGCAATTTTCAACGACAAAAAATGACTTGATCCAAGCCGTCAGTACGGTCCAAAAAGCAGTTTCCACCAAATCCACTCTTCCCATCCTGGAAGGCATCCTTTTTGAAGCATCCAACGAGGCCATCACCTTATTGGGTACGGATATGGAATTGGGGATCAAAACCAGGCTGGAAGGAACCGTTAAAGAAGAGGGCAGCATCGTGCTTTCGGCAAAATTGATTTCCGAGATCGCCAGAAAACTGCCGGATGGAAACGTCTATTTTGAAAAAAACAACAAAAACGCGGTGAAGATCACCTGCAACCAGTCGAAATTTAACGTACAGGGAGAAGCAGGGGAAGATTTTCCCAAAATGCCGGAAGTTCGCGGATCCGAAGCCATCCAGATCCCAAGAGAACTGTTCCGCAGTCTGATCAAGGAAACCATTTTCTGCGTCGCAAAAAGTGAAAACATACCGGTTCTTACCGGGGAGCTTTTGGAACTGGAAAATGGAGAGATGAAGCTGGTGGCCCTGGATGGATACCGTCTCGCTCTTCGTAAAGGAAAAATCAACCAGGGTTTGTCCATTAAGGAGATCATTCCCGAAAGGACCATGATGGAACTGTATCGGCTCTTGTCCATGAAGGAAGAGGATCTTTTTGTTTCCACCACCAAAAATCAGGCCTTGTTCACCATTGGGGAGACCAGCATGGTATCCAACCTGCTTCAGGGAGAATACATCAACTACAAGCAGATCATACCGGAAAATGCCACCACCAAGGTAAAAGCCAATACCCTGGAATTGCTGGCCAGCTGCGAGCGGGCATCTCTTATGGCCAGGGACGGAAAAAACAATCTGATCAAAATGCATTTCAACCAGGGAGGCCTGGATATCCAGTCCAATTCGGACATGGGGGACCTGAATGAAAATCTGCCGGTGGAAATGAATGGAGAACCGCTGAAGATCGCCTTCAACTGCAACTATTTTATCGACGCCCTCAAAGCCATCAGCGAAGAGGAAGTGATGTTGGAGTTTACGACGGCTGTCAGTCCCTGCGTGATCCGGCCGGTGGACGGGGATTATTTCATCTACCTGATTTTGCCGGTTCGATACATCGAACACGAGTAA
- a CDS encoding RNA-binding S4 domain-containing protein, which translates to MNEVIVAIETEYIKLDQFLKFAGVADSGSYAKMMIQQEDVLVNGQVCLQRGKKLRPGDRVEISGLDETFLVAAEE; encoded by the coding sequence ATGAATGAAGTGATCGTCGCCATTGAAACGGAATACATCAAACTGGATCAATTTTTGAAATTTGCCGGTGTGGCCGACAGCGGATCCTATGCAAAAATGATGATCCAACAGGAAGATGTCCTGGTCAACGGACAAGTGTGTCTGCAACGGGGAAAAAAACTCCGACCGGGAGACAGGGTGGAAATATCCGGGTTGGATGAGACATTCCTGGTTGCGGCAGAGGAATAA
- the recF gene encoding DNA replication/repair protein RecF (All proteins in this family for which functions are known are DNA-binding proteins that assist the filamentation of RecA onto DNA for the initiation of recombination or recombinational repair.), with amino-acid sequence MHLEKLKLYNFRNYPELEVFFHDKMNLILGENGQGKTNLLESIYFLSRGRSFRNPNRELVKTGEEKAFVDGIFVRNDTDSKEHVQITMNYGLSAEGTSILLNRKKLKSRSELAGKILIVDFTPEDLSIVKDGPDKRRRFIDNELLNIKPVHGAALKEYGKILRQRNELLKTMQRDPSVKDTLFVWDERLVKTGKKILFNRIGFMQKINGIAKEIHENLTDGKEALKLYYYSNLIKNNDDLSSFEEIFRQKLDQNLSQDIRRGSTSAGPHLDDIKININDMDAKTYGSQGQKRTCALSLKLSQTSIIKEETGEDAIVLLDDVMSELDGNRQQRIMEHFKDNQIVITSTEISFLDQLPKSMKKIYNVKSGKLY; translated from the coding sequence ATGCATCTGGAGAAATTAAAACTCTACAATTTTCGAAATTACCCGGAACTTGAGGTTTTTTTTCATGATAAAATGAATTTGATTTTGGGGGAGAACGGACAGGGAAAGACGAATCTGCTGGAATCCATCTATTTTCTCAGCCGGGGACGTTCTTTTCGAAATCCCAACCGGGAATTGGTGAAAACCGGAGAAGAGAAGGCCTTTGTGGACGGGATCTTTGTTCGCAATGACACGGATTCCAAGGAACACGTACAGATCACCATGAATTATGGTCTATCTGCAGAAGGAACCTCCATCCTGCTGAACCGCAAGAAACTGAAATCGCGGAGCGAACTGGCAGGGAAGATCCTTATTGTGGATTTTACACCGGAGGATCTGTCCATCGTCAAGGACGGGCCGGACAAACGAAGGCGTTTCATCGACAACGAGCTGCTCAACATCAAGCCGGTCCACGGCGCGGCTCTGAAGGAGTATGGAAAGATCCTGCGCCAGCGAAACGAACTGCTCAAAACCATGCAGCGGGACCCCTCCGTAAAGGATACCCTGTTTGTTTGGGATGAACGGCTGGTAAAGACAGGGAAAAAGATCCTCTTCAACCGGATCGGTTTCATGCAAAAGATCAACGGCATCGCCAAGGAGATCCACGAAAACCTGACCGACGGCAAGGAAGCACTGAAATTATACTATTATTCCAATCTGATCAAAAACAACGACGACTTGTCGTCCTTTGAAGAGATCTTTCGGCAAAAGCTGGATCAGAACCTTTCCCAGGACATCCGGAGAGGGTCCACGTCTGCAGGCCCCCATTTGGATGACATCAAGATCAACATCAACGACATGGATGCAAAAACCTATGGATCCCAGGGACAAAAGAGGACTTGCGCCCTGTCATTGAAACTGTCCCAGACCAGCATCATCAAGGAAGAGACGGGAGAGGACGCCATCGTCCTGCTGGATGACGTCATGTCGGAGCTGGACGGAAATCGACAGCAAAGGATCATGGAACATTTCAAGGACAATCAAATCGTCATTACATCAACGGAAATAAGTTTTTTGGACCAATTGCCCAAAAGCATGAAAAAAATATATAATGTGAAAAGTGGAAAACTGTATTGA
- the gyrB gene encoding DNA topoisomerase (ATP-hydrolyzing) subunit B: MPQSENYGAEQIQVLEGLEAVRKRPGMYIGSTGSRGLHHLVYEIVDNSIDEALQGYCDNIKVTINKDNSITVVDNGRGIPTGIHPKYKKSAVEVALTMLHAGGKFGGGGYKVSGGLHGVGVSVVNALSESLKVEVKQNGHIYEQNYQRGKPLDDLKEVGDTNRTGTTISFKPDAQIFEADEMEFDFDILEHRLRELAFLNKGISIVLKDDREEKRTEKYCYDGGIVSFVEYLNKNKDTIHDTVIGFEKVKDDVIIDIAMQYTDGYSENIYAFANNINTTEGGTHLNGFKSALTRTINTYAKKYNFLKANDKNLSGEDVREGLTGIVSVKITDPQFEGQTKTKLGNTEVKGIVESIVNDHFYAFLEENPNESKIIIEKALTAARARNAARKARELTRRKSILDNTSLPGKLADCREKDPALSEIYIVEGDSAGGSAKQGRDPKNQAILPLRGKILNVEKARLDRILNTDSIRSMITAFGSGVGDDFDKDSARYHKIIIMTDADVDGAHIRTLLLTFFYRYMRGLLDAGYIYIAQPPLYKVQKGKRVEYAYSDKELNILMDEMGRDNNIGLQRYKGLGEMNPEQLWDTTMNPETRTLLQVTVDDAIQADEIFTILMGDKVQPRKEFIERNAKKVKNLDI, translated from the coding sequence ATGCCACAGAGCGAGAATTACGGAGCAGAACAGATCCAGGTACTGGAAGGTTTGGAAGCCGTTCGAAAAAGACCGGGGATGTACATCGGAAGCACAGGTTCCAGAGGGCTTCACCACCTGGTGTACGAGATCGTGGACAACAGCATTGACGAAGCATTGCAAGGTTATTGCGATAATATAAAAGTGACCATCAACAAGGATAATTCCATTACCGTTGTGGACAACGGACGGGGGATCCCCACCGGGATCCATCCCAAGTATAAAAAATCGGCAGTGGAAGTGGCATTGACCATGCTTCATGCCGGAGGAAAATTCGGCGGCGGCGGATACAAGGTATCCGGAGGATTGCACGGAGTAGGTGTATCCGTTGTCAACGCCTTGTCGGAAAGTTTGAAAGTGGAAGTAAAGCAAAACGGCCACATTTACGAGCAAAATTACCAAAGGGGAAAACCCCTGGATGATTTAAAAGAGGTGGGGGACACCAACCGGACCGGAACCACCATCAGCTTCAAACCGGATGCCCAGATTTTTGAGGCGGATGAAATGGAATTTGATTTCGACATCCTGGAGCACCGGTTGCGGGAGCTGGCCTTTTTAAACAAGGGGATCTCCATCGTTTTAAAAGACGACCGGGAAGAAAAAAGAACGGAAAAATACTGCTACGACGGCGGGATCGTCTCCTTTGTGGAGTATTTGAACAAAAACAAGGACACGATCCACGATACGGTCATCGGCTTTGAAAAAGTGAAGGACGATGTGATCATCGACATCGCCATGCAGTATACGGACGGATATTCTGAAAACATCTATGCCTTCGCCAACAATATCAACACCACGGAGGGCGGGACCCACCTGAACGGTTTTAAGAGCGCCTTGACCAGGACCATTAACACCTACGCAAAAAAATACAACTTCCTCAAAGCTAACGATAAAAATCTTTCCGGAGAAGACGTCCGGGAAGGATTGACGGGCATTGTCAGCGTGAAGATCACGGATCCCCAGTTTGAGGGACAGACAAAAACGAAATTGGGCAACACGGAGGTCAAGGGGATCGTGGAAAGCATCGTCAACGACCATTTTTATGCATTCCTTGAAGAAAACCCCAATGAATCCAAAATAATCATCGAAAAAGCCCTGACGGCAGCACGGGCAAGAAATGCCGCCAGAAAAGCCAGGGAACTGACCCGGCGAAAATCCATCCTGGACAATACGTCCCTGCCGGGAAAACTGGCGGACTGCCGGGAAAAGGATCCCGCCCTTTCCGAGATCTACATCGTGGAGGGAGATTCTGCCGGAGGTTCCGCCAAACAGGGTCGGGACCCCAAGAACCAGGCCATCCTGCCCTTGCGGGGAAAGATCCTCAACGTGGAAAAAGCGCGTTTGGACCGGATCCTAAATACGGATTCCATCCGTTCCATGATCACCGCCTTCGGAAGCGGTGTGGGAGACGATTTTGACAAGGATTCCGCCCGATACCATAAGATCATCATCATGACCGATGCCGACGTGGACGGGGCCCACATACGAACCCTGCTGCTGACCTTTTTCTACCGCTACATGCGGGGCTTGCTGGATGCGGGCTACATCTACATCGCACAGCCTCCCCTGTATAAAGTGCAAAAGGGAAAAAGAGTGGAATACGCTTACTCCGACAAGGAATTGAACATCCTGATGGATGAAATGGGTCGGGACAACAACATCGGCCTGCAACGATACAAAGGTTTGGGTGAAATGAACCCGGAACAGTTGTGGGATACCACCATGAATCCGGAAACCAGGACCTTGCTGCAGGTGACCGTAGACGACGCTATCCAGGCGGATGAGATCTTCACGATCCTTATGGGAGACAAAGTACAGCCAAGAAAAGAATTTATCGAACGCAATGCGAAAAAGGTGAAGAACCTTGACATATAG
- the gyrA gene encoding DNA gyrase subunit A, with amino-acid sequence MSEEYNKVLPINIEDEMKKSYIDYAMSVIVGRALPDVRDGLKPVHRRILFAMNELGMTPDKAFRKSARIVGDVLGKYHPHGDTAVYDAMVRMAQEFSTRYPLVNGHGNFGSIDGDSAAAMRYTEAKMSKIAMELLRDINKDTVDFTLNFDETQKEPSVLPSRYPNLLVNGSSGIAVGMATNIPPHNLGEVIDATIHQIDNPDCTIDELMHFVKGPDFPTGGTILGKDGIKSAYRTGRGRIKVRAKVNFEEISASRQRIIITEIPYMVNKSKMIEKIADLVKEKRIEGISDIRDESDRNGIRVAIDLKRDVNAEIIMNQLYKHTQLQETFGVILLALDKNQPKVMTLKEILTKYIEYQKEIIIRRTQFDLKKAEDRAHILEGLIIALDNIDRVIAIIRGSKNGEEAKIALIQEFALSEKQAQAILDMRLQRLTGLEREKIETEYNELQIRIAELKAILGSELKVLEVIKEEMLEIRDKYNDDRRTAFEVDYDDINMEDLIEEEDLVITMTHVGYVKRISADTYTAQKRGGKGITALSTRDNDFVKHLFTTTTHHYILFFTNKGKVYRLKAYEIPDASRTARGTAIVNILQLDPDEKVTTVIPIKEFTDDWYLLMATKNGIIKKTDLTEYDSSRKTGLIAINLNDDDELIAVKLTDGSKEIIMGTKNGYAIRFSEQDVRSVGRTAIGVRGIFLRDDDEVVGMDLMEEDLFVLNVSENGYGKITRAEEYRIQNRGGKGIQTYKITPKTGIIVGIMVCRKEQEIMMINNQGIVIRLEISGISVMGRSTQGVRLMKLDKTEQIVTIAEVISEEEIEEIDL; translated from the coding sequence GTGAGCGAAGAATACAACAAAGTACTGCCGATCAACATAGAAGATGAAATGAAAAAATCCTACATCGATTACGCCATGAGCGTCATCGTCGGAAGGGCATTGCCAGACGTAAGGGATGGACTGAAACCGGTACACCGGAGGATCCTGTTTGCCATGAACGAACTGGGAATGACCCCGGACAAGGCATTTCGTAAGAGTGCAAGGATCGTCGGAGACGTTTTGGGTAAGTATCATCCCCACGGCGACACCGCCGTATACGACGCCATGGTGCGGATGGCACAGGAATTTTCCACCCGCTATCCCCTGGTGAACGGCCATGGAAACTTTGGTTCCATCGACGGAGACAGCGCCGCGGCCATGCGTTACACGGAAGCGAAAATGAGCAAGATCGCCATGGAATTGTTGAGGGATATCAACAAGGACACCGTTGATTTTACACTGAACTTCGACGAAACCCAGAAAGAACCATCCGTACTGCCGTCCAGATACCCCAACCTGCTGGTCAACGGTTCTTCCGGGATCGCCGTCGGCATGGCCACCAACATCCCACCCCACAATTTGGGAGAGGTCATCGATGCCACCATCCACCAGATCGACAATCCGGACTGCACCATCGATGAATTGATGCACTTTGTCAAGGGACCGGATTTTCCAACGGGGGGAACCATCCTGGGCAAAGACGGCATCAAATCCGCCTATCGAACGGGAAGGGGCCGGATCAAGGTTCGGGCAAAAGTGAATTTTGAAGAGATCTCCGCCTCCAGACAGCGGATCATCATTACCGAGATCCCATACATGGTCAACAAATCCAAGATGATCGAAAAGATCGCGGACCTGGTCAAGGAGAAAAGGATCGAGGGGATCTCCGACATCCGGGACGAATCGGACCGAAACGGGATCCGGGTGGCCATCGACCTGAAACGGGATGTCAACGCCGAGATCATCATGAACCAGCTGTACAAACACACCCAGCTTCAGGAAACTTTTGGCGTGATCCTTCTCGCCTTGGACAAGAACCAGCCCAAAGTCATGACACTGAAAGAGATTTTGACCAAATACATCGAATACCAGAAAGAGATCATCATACGACGTACCCAGTTCGACTTGAAAAAGGCGGAAGACCGGGCCCATATCCTGGAAGGACTCATCATCGCCCTGGACAACATCGACCGGGTCATCGCCATCATCCGTGGATCGAAAAACGGGGAAGAGGCCAAAATTGCCTTGATCCAGGAATTTGCCTTGTCGGAAAAACAGGCCCAGGCCATTTTGGACATGCGGCTGCAACGTTTGACCGGTTTGGAACGAGAAAAGATCGAAACGGAATACAATGAGCTCCAGATCCGCATCGCCGAGTTGAAAGCCATCCTCGGAAGCGAGCTGAAAGTGCTGGAAGTCATCAAGGAAGAGATGCTGGAAATACGCGATAAATACAATGATGATCGTCGGACCGCTTTTGAAGTGGACTATGACGACATCAACATGGAAGACCTGATCGAAGAAGAAGACCTGGTGATCACCATGACCCATGTGGGATATGTCAAGCGGATCTCCGCCGATACCTACACGGCTCAAAAAAGAGGGGGAAAGGGTATCACGGCCTTGTCCACCAGGGACAACGATTTCGTGAAGCACCTCTTCACCACGACAACCCATCACTACATCCTCTTCTTTACCAACAAAGGGAAAGTCTATCGTCTGAAAGCCTATGAGATCCCGGATGCGTCCAGGACCGCCAGAGGAACGGCCATCGTCAACATCCTGCAGCTGGATCCCGACGAGAAGGTCACCACCGTCATTCCCATCAAGGAATTCACCGACGACTGGTATCTGCTCATGGCCACGAAAAACGGCATCATCAAGAAAACGGACCTGACGGAATACGACAGCTCCAGAAAAACGGGACTCATCGCCATCAACCTCAACGACGACGACGAGCTGATCGCCGTAAAATTGACGGACGGTTCCAAGGAGATCATCATGGGGACCAAAAACGGCTACGCCATCCGATTCTCCGAGCAGGATGTCCGCTCCGTCGGCAGAACCGCCATCGGCGTTCGGGGGATCTTCCTTCGGGATGACGACGAAGTAGTGGGCATGGACTTGATGGAAGAAGACCTGTTTGTCCTCAATGTATCGGAAAACGGCTACGGAAAAATCACCCGTGCAGAGGAATACCGCATCCAGAACCGGGGCGGAAAAGGGATCCAAACCTACAAGATCACGCCAAAGACCGGCATCATCGTAGGGATCATGGTATGCAGAAAAGAGCAGGAGATCATGATGATCAACAATCAGGGCATCGTCATTCGCCTGGAGATCTCCGGGATCTCCGTCATGGGTCGAAGCACCCAGGGCGTCCGATTGATGAAACTGGACAAAACGGAACAGATCGTCACCATAGCAGAAGTGATCAGCGAGGAAGAGATCGAAGAGATCGATCTGTAG
- a CDS encoding PTS sugar transporter subunit IIA: MAVFGATFTKEQIYMGLTAPDDKSLLKCISERMKNQGLVAETFSQGVVQREEIYPTGLPTMGLGVAMPHTDGIHVKEESFSVSLLKEPVIFREMGNPTGTVLVHIVFTLALKDNHLQLHMLQGIVAMIQKPEFLEALYRETDRVRAYEMILTELEKVSLE; encoded by the coding sequence TTGGCCGTTTTTGGTGCAACCTTTACCAAAGAACAGATATACATGGGTTTGACCGCCCCCGACGATAAAAGTCTCTTGAAATGTATTTCCGAGAGAATGAAAAACCAGGGACTGGTGGCGGAAACCTTTTCCCAGGGGGTTGTCCAGCGGGAGGAGATCTATCCCACAGGGCTTCCCACCATGGGTTTGGGAGTGGCCATGCCCCATACGGACGGGATCCACGTCAAGGAGGAGTCCTTTTCCGTGTCCCTGTTGAAAGAGCCGGTGATTTTTCGGGAAATGGGAAATCCCACCGGGACCGTGTTGGTCCATATCGTTTTTACCCTGGCTCTGAAAGACAACCATCTGCAGCTCCACATGCTCCAGGGGATCGTGGCCATGATCCAGAAGCCGGAATTCCTGGAAGCGCTGTACCGGGAAACGGACCGGGTCAGGGCATACGAGATGATCCTCACCGAGCTGGAGAAGGTTTCCCTGGAATAG
- the rpe gene encoding ribulose-phosphate 3-epimerase, whose protein sequence is MDVKIAPSILGADFGNLERDIKKVEECRVEMLHIDVMDGNFVPNIAFGPDQIKMLRGKTDLFFDVHLMIQNPDLLIPRFAEAGADMIVVHQEATVHLHRTLKLIQSFGVKAGVSLTPATSLETLRYVLDEVDMVLLMTVNPGYGGQSFIPACYDKIRDLKKMIAHRPIDIQVDGGINLETAKKAVAAGANVLVAGSFTFKGDVAENIRNLRETARI, encoded by the coding sequence ATGGATGTAAAAATAGCGCCGTCCATATTGGGGGCGGATTTCGGAAACCTGGAACGAGACATAAAAAAAGTGGAAGAATGCCGGGTGGAAATGCTCCACATCGACGTCATGGACGGCAACTTTGTGCCCAACATCGCTTTTGGGCCGGATCAAATAAAAATGCTGCGGGGGAAAACGGACCTGTTTTTTGACGTCCATCTCATGATCCAAAACCCGGATCTGCTGATCCCCCGGTTTGCAGAAGCCGGTGCCGACATGATCGTGGTCCATCAGGAAGCCACGGTCCATCTGCATCGGACCTTGAAATTGATCCAGTCTTTTGGCGTGAAGGCGGGAGTATCCCTGACGCCGGCCACATCCCTGGAGACTTTACGCTATGTCCTGGATGAAGTGGACATGGTGCTGCTGATGACCGTCAATCCCGGTTATGGAGGACAGTCCTTCATTCCGGCCTGCTACGACAAGATCCGGGATTTGAAAAAGATGATCGCCCATCGGCCCATCGACATCCAGGTGGATGGAGGCATCAACCTGGAAACGGCGAAAAAAGCCGTGGCGGCAGGGGCCAACGTCCTGGTGGCAGGATCCTTTACCTTCAAGGGGGATGTGGCGGAAAACATCCGAAATTTGCGGGAAACTGCTCGAATTTAA
- a CDS encoding ABC transporter substrate-binding protein, translating into MKKKSMALAILMVAAVLLFASCSTGGSADVLTIGVDDSYPPMEYRDENNELVGFDVAMAKALGEEMGMEVEFISTAWDGIFQGLETESYDVIISSVSITPARLETFLFSEPYLSNGQVIVVKPGDTSVTKPEDLDGKNVGVQIGTTADTAVQKYMEDMDIELIKYDEIIQTFTAMNAGYVDYIVVDYPVAIEYVAKDPDNFEISTAQLTNEPIGVCIRKDDTELKEKIDAALATLRENGTLKEISEEWLGDDYTSNIDTELRVIE; encoded by the coding sequence ATGAAAAAGAAGTCGATGGCATTGGCCATCCTTATGGTTGCAGCAGTATTGCTGTTTGCGTCCTGTTCTACAGGAGGAAGCGCCGACGTTTTGACGATCGGCGTGGACGACAGCTATCCGCCCATGGAATATCGGGATGAAAACAACGAGCTGGTCGGATTCGACGTAGCCATGGCAAAAGCCCTTGGTGAAGAGATGGGAATGGAAGTGGAATTCATCTCCACGGCATGGGACGGAATATTCCAGGGTCTGGAAACGGAAAGCTATGACGTGATCATTTCTTCCGTCAGCATCACTCCCGCCCGTTTGGAAACATTCCTGTTCTCCGAGCCTTACTTGTCCAACGGACAGGTCATCGTTGTAAAACCGGGAGACACTTCCGTGACCAAGCCGGAAGATCTGGACGGTAAAAACGTCGGCGTACAAATCGGAACCACGGCAGATACGGCTGTACAAAAATACATGGAAGACATGGACATCGAACTGATCAAGTACGATGAGATCATACAGACCTTCACCGCCATGAACGCCGGATACGTGGATTACATCGTTGTGGATTATCCTGTGGCCATCGAGTACGTGGCAAAGGATCCGGACAACTTCGAAATTTCCACCGCCCAGTTGACCAACGAACCCATTGGCGTATGCATCCGCAAGGACGACACGGAATTGAAGGAAAAAATCGATGCCGCACTGGCGACCCTTCGGGAGAACGGAACGCTGAAAGAGATCTCCGAAGAATGGCTGGGTGACGACTACACATCCAACATCGATACGGAGTTGCGAGTGATCGAGTAA